One genomic window of bacterium includes the following:
- the ccrA gene encoding crotonyl-CoA carboxylase/reductase, producing the protein MFAQVVRQDRFGDPRTAFQIEQVAVPEIRPDEVLIRVMAAGVNFNNVWAARGVPIDVIASRQRAGEPWDFHIGGSDASGVVQAVGSAVTNVHADDEVIVHPGYWDAEDPWVKSGRDPMVNGRIWGYDTNFGSFAEFCVAQGHQVLPKAEHLTWEEAAAPTLVGTTAYRMLHGWRGHEVKRGDVVLVWGGSGGLGGQAVQLCRLAGARAVAVVSSDERGEYCKRLGAAGYVDRKQFNHWGVPPHWDDAQGQKAWTGEARRFGKAIWEALGERRNPAIVFEHPGEETIPISIFVCEEGGMVVICAGTTGYSAMVDVRYLWVRQKRFQGSHGCNDEQAIAYNDLVRAGKIDPCLGRVVKFEEVGQVHHEMGEGSAPAGNTVVLVGAAQPGLGRRSDKIVAD; encoded by the coding sequence ATGTTTGCGCAGGTGGTCCGTCAAGACCGCTTCGGCGATCCCCGCACGGCCTTTCAGATCGAGCAGGTGGCGGTCCCCGAGATCCGGCCGGACGAGGTCCTGATCCGGGTGATGGCCGCCGGGGTCAACTTCAACAACGTGTGGGCCGCACGCGGCGTCCCCATCGACGTGATCGCCAGCCGCCAGCGCGCGGGCGAGCCATGGGATTTCCACATCGGCGGCAGCGACGCATCCGGCGTCGTCCAAGCGGTGGGCTCGGCGGTGACCAATGTCCACGCCGACGACGAAGTCATCGTCCATCCCGGCTATTGGGACGCTGAGGATCCCTGGGTCAAGTCAGGCCGCGACCCGATGGTCAATGGTCGAATCTGGGGCTACGACACCAACTTCGGCTCCTTCGCCGAGTTCTGCGTCGCCCAGGGCCATCAGGTCCTGCCCAAGGCCGAGCACCTGACCTGGGAAGAGGCGGCGGCCCCCACGCTGGTCGGCACCACCGCCTACCGGATGCTCCACGGCTGGAGGGGCCATGAGGTGAAGCGGGGCGACGTGGTCCTCGTCTGGGGAGGCTCTGGCGGGTTGGGCGGCCAGGCCGTCCAGCTCTGCCGGCTGGCCGGCGCTCGCGCCGTGGCCGTGGTCTCCAGTGACGAGCGCGGCGAGTACTGCAAGCGGCTGGGAGCGGCCGGCTACGTCGACCGCAAGCAGTTCAATCACTGGGGCGTCCCACCCCATTGGGACGATGCCCAGGGGCAGAAGGCTTGGACCGGGGAGGCGCGCCGCTTCGGCAAGGCGATCTGGGAGGCACTCGGCGAGCGGCGCAATCCGGCGATCGTTTTCGAGCACCCCGGCGAGGAGACCATCCCAATTTCGATCTTCGTCTGCGAAGAGGGCGGCATGGTCGTCATCTGCGCCGGGACGACCGGCTACTCGGCGATGGTCGACGTCCGCTACCTGTGGGTGCGGCAGAAGCGCTTCCAGGGGTCGCACGGATGCAACGACGAGCAGGCGATTGCCTACAACGACCTCGTGCGCGCCGGGAAGATCGATCCCTGCCTGGGCCGCGTGGTGAAGTTCGAGGAGGTCGGCCAGGTCCACCATGAGATGGGCGAGGGCAGCGCGCCCGCGGGCAACACGGTCGTCCTTGTCGGCGCGGCGCAACCGGGGCTGGGCAGGCGCTCAGACAAGATCGTCGCGGATTGA
- a CDS encoding CoA-binding protein gives MAASEPAPVLAELTKAKVVAVVGASPRNAAAQVTISNLRRFGAGGRCYAVHPGASSDAGAIPVASLADIPEPVDLCVPLVGAGSLLSVVDAAAGFGVKRFVIPGGGGNEGGLEIANDLKALIRARGLSIVGPNCMGFVSFRNGPAPYIGSIEPGVQAGHVGLVSHSGSICEICTALPWRIGFSHVISLGNEFGLDMAAALEFLVADAETRVIGLFVEGIRRPSELREGLEAAARLDKPVVVLKVGRSAIGRLGAASHTGSMVGDCDVFSGVLRAANAIEVRDVDQMLVLLEILGKGLLRPAGKVVLVGDSGGQANLFADLASDHGVDLPRLGEDTASELRRLFPKLHPAANPLDLWALGPPREVYDKGVSTLLSGEPHLTVFGLDKFLSTSQAGRDLVAAALAGVSTPGSALLMAYGGSDSADPALLEACWRQGIAVTKGADLTLAALAAVDRWHAWRGGSKTRDGARGAVEEAAFEALAEALGDGELAWSEHASKQLLQRVGIPVPNEVEVRTVDAAVASASDMGYPVAIKASRPNLPHKSDGNGVRLNLGSEGAVAGAAAELLAAFPAVLVCEQVSAELELIVSAFCDPDFGPCCLVGVGGSWVEMLGDPIVVAGPGSFEAVRRALASRRWGRLLLDGARGRQFPVDAVAAIVLRLIGVVGSARGRVKVIEVNPLFVRANGVVAVDALVIPA, from the coding sequence ATGGCCGCGTCTGAGCCGGCGCCGGTGCTCGCGGAGCTGACCAAGGCAAAGGTGGTGGCCGTCGTCGGTGCATCGCCACGGAATGCGGCCGCCCAGGTCACGATCTCGAACCTGCGCCGGTTCGGCGCCGGCGGTCGTTGCTACGCGGTCCACCCAGGAGCGAGCTCGGACGCGGGTGCGATCCCGGTCGCCTCGCTGGCGGATATTCCGGAGCCCGTCGACCTGTGCGTCCCCCTGGTTGGAGCCGGCAGCCTGCTGAGCGTCGTGGACGCGGCGGCCGGGTTCGGTGTGAAGCGCTTCGTCATCCCAGGCGGTGGCGGGAACGAGGGCGGTCTGGAGATCGCGAACGACCTCAAGGCGCTGATCCGCGCGCGCGGCCTGAGCATCGTCGGGCCCAATTGCATGGGGTTCGTCTCGTTTCGGAACGGCCCGGCTCCCTACATCGGAAGCATCGAGCCGGGAGTGCAAGCCGGCCATGTCGGCCTGGTGTCCCACTCGGGATCGATCTGCGAGATCTGCACCGCCCTCCCATGGCGCATCGGGTTCTCTCACGTCATTTCGCTGGGCAACGAGTTCGGGCTCGACATGGCGGCGGCGCTGGAGTTCCTTGTCGCCGACGCCGAGACCAGAGTCATCGGGCTCTTCGTCGAAGGCATCCGGCGTCCTTCTGAGTTACGGGAGGGTCTGGAGGCGGCGGCGCGACTCGACAAGCCGGTGGTCGTCCTGAAGGTTGGCCGCTCCGCGATCGGCCGTTTGGGAGCGGCCTCGCACACGGGGTCCATGGTCGGCGACTGCGACGTTTTCAGCGGCGTGCTGCGGGCCGCCAACGCCATCGAGGTCCGCGACGTCGACCAGATGCTCGTGCTGCTGGAGATCCTGGGCAAGGGTCTGCTGCGGCCGGCGGGAAAGGTGGTCCTGGTCGGGGATTCGGGCGGCCAGGCCAACCTCTTTGCGGACCTCGCCTCGGATCACGGTGTCGATCTTCCCCGCCTGGGCGAGGACACCGCTTCTGAGCTGAGGCGTCTTTTTCCCAAGCTCCACCCCGCCGCGAATCCGCTCGACCTGTGGGCCCTGGGGCCCCCTCGGGAGGTCTATGACAAAGGCGTCTCAACGCTGCTCTCGGGAGAGCCCCATCTGACCGTGTTCGGCCTCGACAAGTTTCTTTCGACCAGTCAGGCGGGGCGCGACCTGGTCGCGGCGGCGCTCGCTGGGGTGAGCACGCCGGGCAGCGCTCTGCTCATGGCCTACGGCGGCTCGGACTCCGCCGACCCCGCTCTGCTGGAGGCGTGCTGGCGCCAGGGCATTGCCGTCACCAAAGGAGCGGACCTCACCCTCGCGGCGCTCGCTGCAGTGGACCGCTGGCATGCCTGGCGTGGCGGTTCCAAGACTCGGGACGGGGCGCGCGGAGCAGTCGAGGAGGCGGCGTTCGAAGCGCTCGCGGAGGCGCTTGGGGATGGTGAGCTTGCCTGGAGCGAGCACGCCTCGAAGCAATTGCTGCAACGCGTCGGCATACCGGTGCCGAACGAGGTCGAGGTCAGGACCGTGGACGCGGCGGTCGCCAGCGCCTCCGACATGGGCTATCCCGTCGCGATCAAGGCTTCCCGGCCGAATCTTCCGCATAAGAGCGACGGCAACGGCGTGCGGCTGAATCTGGGCTCGGAGGGGGCCGTCGCCGGTGCAGCGGCCGAATTGCTGGCCGCCTTTCCCGCCGTGTTGGTTTGCGAGCAGGTCTCAGCCGAGCTGGAGCTAATCGTCTCCGCCTTTTGCGATCCCGACTTTGGGCCCTGCTGCCTGGTTGGCGTGGGTGGATCCTGGGTCGAGATGCTCGGAGATCCCATCGTGGTCGCCGGTCCCGGATCGTTCGAGGCGGTCAGGCGCGCGCTCGCGTCTCGGCGCTGGGGCCGGCTCCTTCTCGACGGGGCCCGGGGACGCCAGTTTCCAGTCGACGCGGTGGCTGCAATCGTCCTCCGGCTGATTGGCGTGGTCGGAAGTGCCCGAGGCCGGGTCAAGGTGATCGAGGTGAATCCGCTGTTCGTGCGGGCGAACGGCGTGGTGGCGGTCGACGCGCTGGTGATTCCCGCATAA
- a CDS encoding 3-aminobutyryl-CoA ammonia lyase, protein MSGEWVVLRERMGAEDVHYGGNLVAGATMLRLFGDLVTQIAIEQDGDEGLLAGYEMVEFLAPVYGGDFIEARARLVRLGETSRKCEFEARKLAQLRADISDSAAEMLVEPVVVCRAVGTTVVRKERQRPLGARP, encoded by the coding sequence ATGTCAGGCGAGTGGGTCGTGCTCAGAGAGCGGATGGGTGCCGAAGACGTGCACTACGGTGGGAACCTGGTGGCCGGCGCGACCATGTTGAGGCTGTTCGGCGACCTCGTCACCCAGATTGCCATCGAGCAGGATGGGGACGAGGGATTGCTCGCCGGCTACGAGATGGTCGAGTTCCTCGCGCCGGTGTACGGCGGGGACTTCATCGAGGCGCGGGCTCGCCTGGTTCGGCTTGGCGAGACGTCACGGAAGTGCGAGTTCGAGGCCCGCAAGCTGGCACAGCTGCGTGCCGACATCTCCGACTCCGCGGCGGAGATGCTCGTCGAACCCGTGGTGGTGTGCCGGGCGGTCGGCACCACGGTCGTGAGAAAAGAGCGCCAGAGGCCTCTCGGCGCTCGGCCGTGA